A genomic region of Jeotgalibaca ciconiae contains the following coding sequences:
- a CDS encoding peptidase U32 family protein, protein MKKTLKRPELLAPAGTLEKLKTAIHYGADAVYIGGDAYGLRSRAGNFSFEEMAEGVEFAHSHNAKVYVAANMVTHENDQIGAGEFFRTLRDIGIDAVIVSDPALMQICAMDAPGLEIHLSTQQSAVNYETLNFWQEAGLTRCVLGREVSMEEVVEIRAKTDVEIEAFIHGAMCISYSGRCTLSNHMADRDANRGGCCQSCRWKYGLFDLPALGDKEMVGKGEEGIDEPFSMSAVDLSMIQHIPDIVESGIDSLKIEGRMKSIHYVSTVVNVYRKALDSYIEDPENYVLQEDWVDELWKVAQRELATGFYYGIPTENEQLFGERRRKPRYKFIGQVLAYDEETKIATIQQRNLFKVGDKIEFYGPGMRHHPEELEEMWNEEGETIRSAPHAMQIVTMKVSQPVKPQDMIRKSLERTRRKIAQK, encoded by the coding sequence ATGAAAAAAACTTTAAAACGTCCCGAACTATTAGCGCCAGCGGGAACACTTGAAAAATTAAAGACTGCCATTCATTATGGTGCAGATGCTGTCTATATTGGCGGCGATGCTTATGGGCTTCGCAGCCGGGCAGGAAATTTTTCTTTTGAAGAAATGGCTGAGGGAGTGGAATTCGCACACAGTCACAATGCGAAAGTATATGTTGCGGCAAATATGGTTACCCACGAAAATGATCAAATCGGTGCAGGGGAGTTCTTCCGGACGCTTCGCGATATTGGTATCGATGCAGTGATTGTATCAGATCCAGCACTTATGCAAATTTGTGCAATGGATGCACCTGGACTGGAAATTCATCTATCAACCCAACAATCGGCGGTTAATTATGAAACTTTGAATTTCTGGCAAGAAGCCGGTTTAACCCGATGTGTTTTAGGGCGGGAAGTATCGATGGAAGAAGTTGTGGAAATTCGTGCAAAAACCGATGTTGAAATTGAAGCATTCATTCATGGAGCGATGTGTATTTCTTACTCAGGCCGCTGTACTTTGTCGAATCACATGGCTGATCGAGATGCGAACCGTGGCGGATGCTGTCAATCTTGCCGCTGGAAATATGGCTTGTTTGACTTACCGGCATTGGGCGACAAAGAAATGGTTGGGAAAGGCGAAGAAGGGATTGATGAGCCGTTTTCCATGAGCGCAGTTGATTTGTCAATGATTCAGCATATTCCGGATATTGTCGAAAGCGGCATTGACTCCTTAAAAATTGAAGGTCGTATGAAGTCCATCCATTATGTTTCAACAGTTGTAAACGTCTATCGAAAAGCACTTGACTCTTATATAGAAGATCCCGAAAATTATGTCTTGCAAGAAGACTGGGTAGATGAATTGTGGAAAGTAGCGCAACGCGAATTAGCGACCGGTTTTTACTATGGAATTCCAACAGAGAATGAACAGTTATTTGGTGAGCGCCGCCGTAAACCTCGTTATAAGTTTATCGGACAAGTACTTGCATATGATGAAGAAACAAAAATAGCGACCATCCAACAAAGGAACTTGTTTAAGGTTGGTGACAAAATTGAATTTTACGGTCCGGGCATGCGTCATCATCCTGAAGAGTTAGAAGAAATGTGGAATGAAGAAGGCGAAACCATCCGCTCAGCTCCTCATGCCATGCAAATTGTAACAATGAAAGTGAGTCAACCTGTTAAACCGCAGGATATGATTCGCAAATCCTTAGAACGAACACGAAGAAAGATCGCCCAAAAATAG
- a CDS encoding peptidase U32 family protein, translating to MIELIATTESLEQGKQLLLNGVDQLIVGEEVFGLRVPGHLTQEEMAELINYAHERGKQVIVAANAILHNDKIELARPFLKKMKSLHVDKLMVGDTGLIQIMKDPEYYIPYIYDASVLVTSHGQINFWKQYGAVAALIAREVPYVELEILAENVELPILTQVYGAQCIHQSKRHLLENYFNFIDKEPLDFEERHLFLSEPGKDDTHYSIYHDSHGTHVFANKDLNLMMQLPMLADINANHWYLDGLYTPGKDFLEIVKAYDQARQLLDDGEWGEEQLEKLNEQVQKYHPINRELDTGFFLYSADKVR from the coding sequence ATGATTGAGTTGATTGCAACAACTGAATCGCTTGAACAAGGAAAACAACTCCTACTAAACGGCGTAGACCAGCTAATTGTCGGAGAAGAAGTATTTGGACTACGTGTACCGGGACATTTGACCCAGGAAGAAATGGCTGAGCTGATAAATTATGCTCATGAAAGAGGCAAACAAGTGATTGTTGCTGCCAATGCGATTCTGCATAATGACAAAATTGAATTAGCGAGACCCTTTTTAAAAAAAATGAAGTCTCTCCATGTAGATAAGTTGATGGTAGGAGATACTGGTTTGATTCAAATCATGAAGGATCCTGAATATTATATTCCTTATATTTACGATGCTTCGGTCCTGGTGACAAGTCATGGACAGATTAATTTTTGGAAGCAGTATGGAGCGGTGGCAGCCCTTATTGCTCGTGAAGTGCCTTATGTGGAGTTGGAAATACTGGCTGAAAACGTTGAGTTGCCAATTCTAACGCAAGTCTATGGCGCACAGTGTATCCACCAAAGTAAACGACATTTATTAGAAAATTATTTTAATTTTATCGATAAAGAGCCGCTTGATTTCGAAGAGCGTCATCTTTTTTTGTCTGAGCCTGGAAAAGATGACACACATTATTCAATTTATCATGATAGCCATGGCACCCATGTTTTTGCCAATAAAGATCTTAATCTAATGATGCAGCTACCGATGTTGGCTGATATCAATGCGAATCATTGGTATTTGGATGGGCTTTATACACCAGGTAAAGATTTTTTAGAGATTGTGAAAGCTTACGACCAGGCTCGTCAATTATTGGATGACGGTGAGTGGGGTGAAGAACAGTTAGAGAAGCTTAATGAACAAGTTCAAAAGTACCATCCAATAAATCGGGAATTGGATACAGGTTTCTTCCTCTATTCAGCAGATAAGGTACGATAA
- a CDS encoding MazG nucleotide pyrophosphohydrolase domain-containing protein, with protein MKELKIEDLQRYLSSKYKDGRTSSGLFMKLVEEVGEVAEVLNQMEGRKSKEGQISLEAELVDVIHYAVAIASINNIDLTTAIIEKDKKAAVKYNQSPNLKEFMKENHSI; from the coding sequence GTGAAAGAATTAAAAATAGAAGACTTGCAACGTTATTTATCTAGTAAATACAAAGATGGACGAACTTCTTCTGGTTTGTTTATGAAATTGGTAGAAGAAGTCGGCGAAGTAGCCGAAGTTCTTAATCAAATGGAAGGAAGAAAATCAAAAGAGGGTCAGATTTCACTCGAAGCAGAGCTTGTTGATGTCATCCACTATGCTGTGGCCATTGCGAGCATAAACAATATTGATTTAACAACGGCAATCATTGAAAAAGATAAGAAAGCAGCTGTTAAATATAATCAGTCTCCGAATTTGAAAGAGTTTATGAAGGAAAATCATTCTATATAA
- the gloB gene encoding hydroxyacylglutathione hydrolase, whose product MNIHPTKALSDNYIWIMEEGKDAIVVDPGETEGVLRYLEEKQLNLSAILLTHDHEDHIDGVEELLAKFPNTLVYGPKEADFISTDIVHEGDTFEWMGHNFQILKTAGHTKGHISYLTEDALFCGDALFSAGCGRVFTKNYQAQYDSLQKFKNLADDVKVYAAHEYTKTNLRFAQSIEPSNKIISDALDQVNELRAHDLPTLPSTIGREKTINLFLRAKTLEDFIELRKARDNF is encoded by the coding sequence ATGAATATTCATCCAACCAAAGCTTTATCTGATAACTATATTTGGATTATGGAAGAGGGCAAGGATGCAATCGTTGTTGACCCAGGAGAGACTGAGGGAGTTCTTCGTTACTTGGAGGAAAAACAGCTGAACTTAAGTGCGATTCTTTTGACACACGATCATGAGGACCATATTGATGGAGTTGAAGAATTACTAGCGAAATTTCCAAACACACTAGTTTATGGGCCGAAGGAAGCAGATTTCATCTCTACTGATATTGTTCATGAAGGTGATACTTTCGAATGGATGGGACATAATTTCCAAATTTTAAAAACAGCCGGACATACGAAAGGTCACATTAGTTACTTGACGGAGGATGCCCTTTTCTGCGGAGATGCCTTATTTTCAGCAGGATGTGGAAGAGTTTTTACGAAAAATTATCAAGCTCAATATGATTCATTGCAAAAATTCAAGAATCTGGCGGATGATGTAAAGGTTTATGCCGCTCATGAATACACCAAGACCAACTTACGATTTGCACAATCAATTGAGCCATCCAACAAAATAATCTCTGATGCCTTGGATCAAGTCAATGAATTGCGTGCTCATGATCTCCCAACTTTGCCATCAACCATTGGCAGGGAAAAAACCATCAATCTATTTCTGCGAGCAAAGACGCTAGAAGACTTTATTGAATTGCGTAAAGCGCGGGATAATTTTTAG
- the fabV gene encoding enoyl-ACP reductase FabV: MIIKFEHKMRGNVSLGVNPIGCKQEVKNQINYVKEQGSYEGPKKVLIIGASSSYGLATRISLAFGAGADTIGVSFEKGPKSEKNLGTAGWYNNIYFKQAAEAEGLVAKNFVQDAFSHETKQDVINYIKNELKDKIDLVVYSLASGIRIDPDTGERINSVIKSIDQTVVGPNVNIQKQEFYEQVLEPATEKEIADTVNVMGGEDWLLWMEALKEADVLAEGAQTVNYSYLGSDLNKPYYGDGTLGQAKADCEVKAAKIDDLLTDINGRATIVVATAVTTKASSVIPFFPVYCMGLYRVMEDNGTHETPIMHQDRIYRDMLYGDKPEYDEKGRLRPDNWELDPEVQSATEALIKKINGDNFNSDLTGYGIFMKEYMNLSGFDVDGYEEEDITIEDLLALEY, translated from the coding sequence ATGATTATTAAATTCGAACATAAAATGCGCGGTAATGTATCGCTTGGCGTTAACCCCATCGGCTGTAAACAAGAGGTTAAAAATCAAATTAATTACGTAAAAGAACAAGGCTCATATGAAGGCCCGAAAAAAGTTCTAATCATTGGAGCATCTTCAAGTTATGGATTAGCAACACGTATTAGTCTTGCTTTCGGTGCGGGTGCTGATACTATCGGAGTTTCTTTTGAGAAAGGTCCGAAGTCTGAAAAGAATTTAGGGACTGCTGGTTGGTATAATAATATCTACTTTAAACAAGCTGCGGAAGCGGAAGGGTTAGTAGCTAAAAACTTTGTCCAAGACGCTTTCAGTCACGAAACAAAGCAAGATGTTATCAACTATATTAAAAATGAACTAAAAGATAAAATTGACCTAGTCGTATATAGCTTAGCATCAGGCATCCGGATTGATCCTGATACCGGTGAACGTATTAACTCTGTTATTAAATCAATTGATCAAACGGTTGTCGGTCCCAATGTTAATATTCAAAAGCAGGAGTTTTATGAACAAGTTTTAGAACCTGCTACTGAGAAAGAAATTGCTGATACTGTGAATGTTATGGGTGGGGAAGACTGGCTGTTATGGATGGAAGCTTTAAAAGAGGCGGATGTTCTTGCTGAAGGTGCCCAAACCGTTAACTATTCCTATTTAGGTTCTGACTTAAACAAACCATACTATGGTGACGGTACATTAGGTCAAGCGAAAGCTGATTGTGAAGTGAAGGCCGCTAAAATCGATGATTTATTAACTGATATTAATGGGAGAGCAACCATTGTTGTAGCAACTGCTGTAACAACGAAAGCTAGCTCGGTTATTCCATTCTTCCCGGTTTATTGTATGGGTCTCTATCGTGTGATGGAAGATAACGGCACACATGAAACACCTATCATGCATCAAGACCGAATCTATCGCGATATGCTTTATGGAGATAAGCCGGAGTATGATGAAAAAGGACGTTTACGTCCAGATAATTGGGAATTAGATCCTGAAGTCCAATCAGCAACGGAAGCCTTAATCAAGAAAATCAATGGAGATAACTTTAACTCTGATTTAACAGGTTATGGCATCTTCATGAAAGAATACATGAATTTAAGTGGATTTGATGTCGATGGATATGAGGAAGAAGATATCACAATTGAGGATTTATTAGCTTTAGAATATTAA
- the fghA gene encoding S-formylglutathione hydrolase has translation MSKVENLEEHRIFDGMQYKYRHHSELLDCPMTFSLFLPNKEKFPEPPLLWWLSGLTCNDDNFTHKAGAQRAAARLGIAMIMPDTSPRGEEIADSSDYDLGQGAGFYLNATQEPWASHYKMYDYLTEELTDLVRVELGLDGPEFISGHSMGGHGALVLGLRNPERFQSITAFAPIVNPSEVPWGIKAFENYLGKTEEDWAEWDAVKLMKQHSGKRVPILIDQGDKDPFYKKELEPAKLVEAAKEKDYPLQLRIQSGHDHSYYTIATFIEEHLEFHINELKK, from the coding sequence TTGTCAAAAGTAGAGAATTTAGAAGAACATCGTATTTTCGATGGTATGCAATATAAATATCGCCATCATTCTGAATTATTGGACTGCCCAATGACATTTAGTTTATTTTTGCCGAATAAGGAAAAATTTCCTGAGCCGCCTTTACTATGGTGGCTGTCAGGTTTAACTTGTAACGATGATAATTTTACCCATAAAGCAGGCGCGCAAAGAGCAGCAGCGCGTCTGGGAATTGCTATGATCATGCCGGACACAAGCCCTCGTGGTGAAGAGATAGCTGATTCATCAGATTACGATTTAGGGCAAGGAGCAGGTTTTTATCTGAATGCTACACAAGAACCATGGGCTTCTCATTATAAAATGTATGATTATCTTACAGAAGAATTGACGGACTTAGTACGAGTTGAACTTGGTTTAGATGGTCCTGAATTTATTTCGGGTCATTCTATGGGGGGACACGGAGCTTTGGTTTTAGGGTTGCGAAATCCAGAACGATTCCAATCCATTACAGCATTTGCACCAATCGTTAATCCATCAGAAGTACCATGGGGAATAAAAGCCTTTGAAAACTATCTTGGAAAGACTGAAGAAGATTGGGCTGAATGGGACGCAGTGAAATTAATGAAGCAACATTCAGGAAAAAGGGTGCCAATCTTGATCGACCAAGGTGACAAAGACCCCTTCTATAAAAAGGAATTAGAGCCAGCGAAACTAGTTGAAGCTGCAAAAGAAAAAGATTATCCACTTCAACTTCGGATACAAAGTGGGCACGATCACAGCTACTATACAATCGCAACTTTTATAGAAGAGCATCTTGAATTTCATATCAATGAACTAAAAAAATAA
- a CDS encoding S-(hydroxymethyl)glutathione dehydrogenase/class III alcohol dehydrogenase yields MKSRAAVAFGPNEPLKIVEIDVEDPKENEVRVKILYTSVCHTDAFTLSGDDPEGVFPAVLGHEGGGIVESVGKGVTSVKVGDHVIPLYTAECGKCKFCLSGKTNLCSAVRETQGKGLMPDGTTRFSYKGEPVYHYMGTSTFSEYTVVNEVNLVKVDENAPLEKVCLLGCGVTTGMGAVKNTAKVEEGAVAAVFGLGAIGLAAIQGLKKANAKRIIAIDINPAKWELAKKMGATDFVNSKEQERPIQEVIVEMTDGGVDYSFECIGNVDVMRSALECCHKGWGESIILGVAGAGKEIHTRPFQLVTGRVWRGSAFGGVKGRTELPGMVLDYMNGEIDLDSFITHQLEFKDINEAFDLLHKGESIRTVLSY; encoded by the coding sequence ATGAAAAGTAGAGCAGCAGTGGCGTTTGGTCCGAATGAACCACTTAAAATCGTTGAAATTGATGTGGAAGATCCCAAGGAAAATGAAGTAAGAGTAAAAATATTGTATACATCTGTTTGTCATACCGATGCTTTTACATTGTCTGGAGATGATCCGGAGGGTGTTTTTCCAGCCGTTTTAGGGCATGAAGGCGGAGGAATTGTTGAATCTGTAGGTAAAGGAGTCACTTCTGTAAAAGTAGGAGACCATGTTATTCCGCTTTACACAGCAGAATGTGGCAAGTGTAAGTTCTGCCTTTCGGGCAAAACAAATTTGTGTAGCGCAGTCCGTGAAACGCAAGGTAAAGGGTTAATGCCGGATGGGACCACTCGCTTTTCTTACAAGGGTGAGCCGGTTTATCATTACATGGGAACAAGCACTTTTAGTGAATATACAGTAGTAAATGAAGTGAATTTGGTAAAGGTTGACGAGAATGCGCCTTTAGAAAAAGTTTGTTTATTGGGTTGTGGTGTTACCACAGGTATGGGAGCTGTAAAAAATACCGCCAAAGTAGAAGAAGGTGCTGTGGCAGCCGTTTTCGGACTGGGTGCAATTGGTTTAGCTGCCATTCAAGGGTTGAAAAAAGCGAATGCAAAACGAATCATCGCGATTGATATCAATCCGGCTAAATGGGAACTGGCTAAAAAAATGGGCGCAACAGACTTTGTTAATTCAAAAGAACAGGAACGTCCAATCCAAGAAGTGATTGTAGAAATGACGGATGGCGGCGTGGACTATAGTTTTGAGTGTATCGGTAACGTTGATGTTATGCGATCCGCGCTTGAATGTTGCCATAAGGGATGGGGCGAAAGCATTATCCTGGGTGTTGCGGGAGCTGGTAAAGAAATTCATACCCGTCCATTCCAATTGGTTACCGGCCGCGTATGGCGTGGTTCGGCTTTTGGTGGTGTAAAAGGAAGAACGGAATTACCGGGAATGGTGCTGGATTACATGAATGGTGAAATCGATCTAGATTCATTTATTACACACCAACTAGAATTTAAAGATATTAACGAAGCGTTCGATCTGTTACACAAAGGTGAATCGATTCGTACGGTTCTATCTTATTAA
- a CDS encoding winged helix-turn-helix transcriptional regulator yields MIVHKGKEFFTDKDLALSVIGGRWKVAIVWFLLNESPLRLSELQRKLPDINQRMLIRQLRELEEDKIIQRTVYPVVPPKVDYKLTEIGLSLEAVVTAICDWGETYHQFLISE; encoded by the coding sequence ATGATTGTACATAAAGGAAAAGAATTTTTTACGGACAAAGATTTAGCTCTATCTGTTATTGGGGGGCGTTGGAAAGTCGCCATCGTTTGGTTTTTGTTGAATGAATCCCCTTTGCGTCTAAGTGAGCTTCAGAGAAAGCTGCCTGATATCAACCAAAGAATGTTGATTCGACAACTAAGAGAACTCGAGGAAGATAAAATTATTCAACGAACCGTTTACCCTGTCGTCCCTCCCAAAGTCGATTACAAACTAACTGAAATTGGCTTAAGCCTGGAAGCCGTGGTAACAGCGATCTGCGATTGGGGAGAAACGTATCACCAGTTTTTGATTTCGGAATAG
- the truA gene encoding tRNA pseudouridine(38-40) synthase TruA, with product MRNIKLTMEYDGKRYLGWQRLGDSDKTIQGKIESVLSEMTGEKIEIIGSGRTDAGTHARGQVANFKSNTKMELSEILDWLNRYLPQDIVIKKVEEASERFHARYNAIGKQYSYYIWNDAIPSAFERHRSFHYPQKIDLNRMNEACRKLLGTHDFIGFSALKKTKKSTIRTINELSVQKEGSMIHFTFSGDGFLHKMVRIITGTLLEIGAGTMELETIDKIFENKIRANAGETVPAQGLFLDEVYYH from the coding sequence ATGAGAAACATCAAACTAACAATGGAATACGATGGAAAGCGATACCTGGGTTGGCAGAGACTTGGTGACTCCGATAAAACGATTCAAGGGAAAATCGAGAGTGTTTTGAGCGAAATGACGGGGGAAAAAATAGAAATTATCGGTTCGGGCCGAACGGATGCCGGCACACATGCAAGAGGACAGGTGGCGAATTTTAAATCGAATACGAAGATGGAATTGTCTGAAATTCTTGACTGGCTGAACCGTTACTTGCCACAAGATATTGTCATAAAAAAAGTAGAAGAAGCTTCTGAACGGTTTCATGCTCGCTATAATGCGATTGGAAAACAATACAGTTATTACATCTGGAATGATGCGATACCTTCCGCATTTGAACGTCATCGAAGCTTCCATTATCCGCAAAAAATAGACCTTAATCGGATGAATGAGGCCTGCCGAAAATTACTAGGAACCCACGATTTCATTGGTTTTTCTGCTCTTAAAAAGACAAAAAAATCCACCATTCGAACGATTAATGAACTCTCCGTTCAAAAAGAAGGAAGCATGATTCATTTTACATTTTCAGGAGATGGTTTCTTGCATAAAATGGTTCGTATTATCACAGGTACCCTTTTGGAAATTGGCGCTGGTACGATGGAATTAGAAACCATTGACAAGATCTTTGAAAATAAAATCAGGGCAAACGCAGGAGAGACAGTTCCCGCACAAGGCCTTTTTCTTGATGAGGTTTATTATCATTAA
- a CDS encoding rhodanese-like domain-containing protein: MNQLLKLSYEQISDQQMIDLRSQKEFQRGHLQGALNLTPRNLLKYGKHFLSKDQEIVLIVAKENFQELPALVEEAEAAGIENISAYLLAEDIPESNLEKIQTIPAADFMTLEGNYRLLDLRHPDEITRPAPEKHLVNIPIEELPENYSQLDLNLNVYTLCGSGGRATAAASYLKKQGYQPIVIEGGMGAVEAFNKGL, encoded by the coding sequence ATGAATCAATTACTGAAATTATCTTATGAACAAATCTCAGACCAGCAAATGATTGATTTGCGTTCTCAGAAAGAATTCCAAAGAGGACATTTGCAAGGTGCATTGAACCTGACCCCTAGGAATTTGCTGAAATATGGCAAGCATTTTTTAAGTAAGGATCAGGAAATTGTTTTGATTGTTGCGAAAGAAAATTTCCAAGAACTTCCTGCTCTGGTAGAGGAAGCAGAGGCAGCAGGAATTGAAAATATATCGGCTTATCTGTTAGCCGAAGATATTCCTGAATCGAATCTAGAAAAAATTCAAACAATCCCAGCAGCAGATTTTATGACTTTAGAAGGGAACTATCGTTTGCTGGACTTGCGCCATCCTGATGAAATCACTCGACCTGCTCCAGAGAAACATTTGGTAAACATACCAATCGAAGAACTTCCTGAGAATTATTCACAGTTGGACTTAAATCTGAACGTATACACGCTCTGTGGATCAGGTGGTCGTGCGACTGCTGCAGCTTCTTATCTAAAGAAGCAAGGGTATCAACCAATCGTCATTGAAGGCGGCATGGGAGCAGTAGAAGCGTTTAATAAAGGACTTTGA
- a CDS encoding DUF6054 family protein: protein MAQLEANLQGDFDEILRELDQTIVNGSASAAIEGESDFYLGDCVCAVRVYERYSMVGGNRLSLSLTLLQAGSQIKLSAITAGGSQAMFFKLNTFGEESFLDVIRATVQKYQV, encoded by the coding sequence ATGGCACAACTAGAAGCAAATCTACAAGGCGATTTCGATGAAATTTTACGTGAGCTTGATCAGACGATAGTGAACGGAAGTGCATCTGCAGCAATCGAAGGTGAATCAGATTTTTATCTTGGTGATTGTGTTTGCGCAGTCAGAGTTTACGAACGGTATAGTATGGTTGGAGGCAACCGCCTCAGTCTGAGCTTGACATTGCTTCAAGCGGGCAGCCAAATCAAATTGAGCGCCATTACAGCTGGCGGAAGCCAAGCGATGTTTTTTAAATTGAACACTTTCGGGGAAGAATCCTTTTTGGATGTTATTCGAGCAACTGTCCAGAAATATCAGGTGTGA